The Triticum aestivum cultivar Chinese Spring chromosome 7B, IWGSC CS RefSeq v2.1, whole genome shotgun sequence genome window below encodes:
- the LOC123161148 gene encoding auxin-responsive protein IAA21: MAPPQERDYIGLSPAAAAAATELRLGLPGTEDAAGDGGGAASEAPLTLELLSKGGAKRGFAGAVAEEEDEKKKAQPPAAKAQVVGWPPIRSYRKNTMATNLSAPRSKDEAEAKQAPVPDCLYVKVSMDGAPYLRKVDLKMYKNYKDLSLELEKKFSGFTVGHGESTGNSGRDGLSDCRLMDLKSGTELVLTYEDKDGDWMLVGDVPWRMFTDSCRRMRIMKGSDAVGLAPRAAEKSKNQKWQKG, from the exons ATGGCGCCGCCACAGGAGCGGGACTACATCGGGCTGtcgccggccgcggcggcggcggccacggaGCTGCGCCTGGGGCTCCCGGGCACGGAGGACGCTgctggggacggcggtggagcggCGTCGGAGGCGCCGCTGACGCTGGAGCTTCTGTCCAAGGGCGGGGCGAAACGCGGGTTCGCTGGCGCGGTGGcggaggaagaggacgagaagaAGAAGGCGCAGCCGCCGGCCGCCAA GGCACAGGTGGTAGGATGGCCACCAATCCGCAGTTACAGGAAGAACACCATGGCGACGAACTTATCTGCTCCCAGAAGCAAAGACGAGGCCGAGGCGAAGCAGGCACCAGTACCGGATTGCCTTTATGTCAAGGTTAGCATGGATGGTGCTCCTTACCTCAGGAAGGTGGATCTTAAGATGTACAAGAACTACAAGGACCTCTCGCtggagctggagaaaaagttcaGCGGCTTTACTGTTG GTCATGGTGAATCGACTGGAAACTCGGGAAGAGATGGATTATCTGATTGTCGACTGATGGATCTTAAAAGCGGGACTGAACTTGTGCTCACTTATGAGGATAAGGATGGCGATTGGATGCTTGTTGGTGATGTTCCATGGCG AATGTTCACAGACAGCTGTAGGAGGATGAGGATCATGAAGGGGTCAGATGCAGTGGGCCTCG CTCCGAGGGCGGCCGAGAAGAGCAAGAACCAGAAATGGCAAAAAGGATGA